A portion of the Burkholderia pseudomultivorans genome contains these proteins:
- a CDS encoding alpha/beta fold hydrolase — protein MSTNTALTEASTSKFARIKEGDLDLQIHYNDMGNGPETVVMLHGSGPGASGWANFNRNLEPLVEKGYRVILMDCPGWSKSDPIVCTENRSGLNARALKGLLDTIDVQGPVHIIGNSMGGHTAVAFALANPQRVGKLVLMGGGTGGPSQFVPMPTEGIKLLQGLYRVPTIENLKRMMNVFVYDASSLTEDLFQTRLDNMLARKDHLENFVKSIDANPKQFPDVGHRLSEVKAPTLIIWGRDDRFVPMDVGLRLLWSMPNAEYHIFNRCGHWAQWEHADKFNRMVLDFFTH, from the coding sequence ATGAGCACGAATACTGCACTCACCGAAGCTTCCACGAGCAAGTTCGCTCGCATCAAAGAAGGCGACCTCGACCTTCAGATTCACTACAACGATATGGGCAACGGTCCTGAGACCGTCGTGATGCTCCATGGTTCTGGCCCGGGCGCAAGCGGCTGGGCGAATTTCAACCGCAATCTGGAGCCGCTCGTCGAGAAGGGCTATCGCGTCATCCTCATGGATTGCCCGGGCTGGAGCAAGAGCGACCCGATTGTTTGCACGGAGAATCGCTCAGGGCTGAATGCGCGTGCACTGAAAGGTCTTCTCGATACCATCGACGTTCAGGGTCCCGTGCATATCATCGGCAACTCGATGGGCGGCCATACGGCGGTAGCATTCGCACTCGCAAACCCGCAACGCGTCGGTAAGCTGGTGCTGATGGGGGGCGGAACGGGCGGCCCGAGCCAGTTCGTTCCGATGCCGACCGAAGGTATCAAGCTGCTGCAGGGCCTCTATCGTGTGCCGACGATTGAGAATCTCAAGCGGATGATGAACGTGTTCGTCTACGATGCGAGCAGCCTCACGGAAGACCTCTTCCAGACCCGCCTCGACAACATGCTGGCGCGCAAAGACCACCTCGAAAACTTCGTGAAGAGCATCGACGCAAATCCGAAGCAGTTCCCCGATGTGGGCCATCGCTTGTCGGAAGTGAAGGCGCCCACGCTAATCATCTGGGGTCGCGATGACCGCTTCGTGCCGATGGACGTCGGTCTGCGCCTCCTATGGAGCATGCCGAACGCTGAGTACCATATCTTCAATCGCTGTGGCCACTGGGCGCAGTGGGAGCATGCCGATAAATTTAATCGTATGGTTCTCGATTTCTTCACGCACTAA
- the istA gene encoding IS21 family transposase gives MPAHRMNMRMIKDVLRLKFDGGFSHDRIAASLGISKGVVTKYIGLAGAAGLDWASACDMDEAELERRLLGKPTGPTAYAQPDYGRIHQELRRKGVTLTLLWEEYQAEFADRQTYRYTQFCEHYKAFTKRLKRSMRQIHRAGEKLFVDFAGPTLPLTTGRRAHIFVAAMGASSYTFACATPAETMEDWLGGIARALTFYGGVPQLIVPDNPRAMIADPDRYEPRAGDTVLDFARHYGTSFLPARVYRPQDKPKVEVAVQVVERWIMARLRHHRFASVQSVDDAIRPLLKNLNERPFQKLPGCRASAFAELDAPALQPLPAQPYELARFKTVTVHIDYHVEINKHRYSVPHALVGLKLDARITAGAVELLHRGRRVASHARNDRAGGYTTVVEHMPAAHRAHLEWTPQRLIHWGQQIGAATGALVTRLLQEQRHPEHGYRACLGLLSLSRRYGRERLEAACALALELGVHRYRHVRDILINNRDRAAATTPADWISPSRAHVRGSSYYQ, from the coding sequence ATGCCCGCGCACCGGATGAACATGCGCATGATCAAGGACGTTTTACGACTTAAATTCGACGGCGGCTTCTCGCACGATCGGATCGCCGCGTCGCTGGGCATTTCCAAGGGCGTGGTCACGAAGTACATCGGACTGGCCGGTGCCGCCGGGCTGGACTGGGCGAGCGCCTGCGACATGGACGAAGCCGAGCTCGAACGGCGGCTTCTCGGCAAGCCCACGGGGCCAACAGCCTACGCCCAGCCCGACTACGGGCGCATTCACCAGGAGCTGCGCCGCAAGGGCGTGACGCTGACGCTGCTCTGGGAGGAGTACCAGGCCGAATTCGCGGACCGACAGACCTACCGCTATACGCAGTTCTGCGAGCACTACAAGGCGTTCACGAAACGCCTGAAGCGTTCGATGCGCCAGATCCACCGCGCCGGCGAGAAGCTGTTTGTCGACTTCGCCGGTCCCACGTTGCCGCTGACGACCGGACGCCGCGCACACATCTTCGTCGCCGCCATGGGCGCGTCGAGCTACACGTTCGCATGCGCGACGCCGGCCGAAACGATGGAGGACTGGCTGGGCGGCATTGCACGCGCGCTGACCTTCTATGGCGGCGTACCGCAGCTGATCGTGCCGGATAACCCGCGCGCGATGATTGCCGATCCCGACCGTTACGAACCTCGCGCCGGCGACACCGTGCTGGACTTCGCGCGTCATTACGGCACGTCATTCCTGCCTGCACGCGTGTATCGCCCGCAGGACAAGCCGAAGGTAGAAGTCGCGGTCCAGGTGGTCGAGCGCTGGATCATGGCGCGCCTGCGTCATCACCGGTTTGCGTCGGTCCAGTCGGTTGATGACGCGATCCGTCCACTGCTGAAGAACCTGAATGAGCGGCCGTTCCAGAAGCTGCCGGGATGCCGCGCCAGCGCATTCGCCGAACTGGACGCGCCGGCCTTGCAACCGCTGCCAGCGCAGCCCTATGAGCTGGCGCGCTTCAAGACGGTGACGGTTCACATCGACTATCACGTCGAGATCAACAAACACCGCTACAGCGTGCCGCACGCGCTGGTCGGTCTCAAGCTCGATGCGCGCATCACGGCGGGCGCTGTCGAACTGTTGCATCGCGGCCGCCGCGTCGCCAGCCACGCCCGTAACGACCGCGCGGGCGGCTACACCACGGTCGTCGAGCACATGCCGGCGGCACACCGCGCCCATCTCGAATGGACGCCGCAGCGGCTGATTCACTGGGGCCAGCAGATCGGCGCGGCAACCGGCGCGCTCGTCACCCGGCTGCTGCAGGAGCAACGCCACCCGGAACACGGCTATCGGGCGTGCCTCGGATTGCTCTCGCTCTCCCGTCGCTATGGCCGCGAGCGTCTTGAAGCGGCGTGTGCGCTGGCGCTGGAACTGGGCGTGCACCGTTACCGCCACGTGCGCGACATCCTGATCAACAACCGCGACCGCGCCGCGGCGACAACGCCTGCCGACTG